In Bacteroidota bacterium, the following proteins share a genomic window:
- a CDS encoding PhzF family phenazine biosynthesis protein yields the protein MKIFQVDAFASGPFTGNPAAVCLVEEPLDSKLMQQIAMEMNLAETAFVQPADNGFNLRWFTPTVEVDLCGHATLATAHVLWETGMLDKTHVASFNSRSGILRASLQENGIELDFPSQPPKPVSPPAVLSPALGVTPVYVGYNGTDYFVVVQDAYTVKSINPDLRALATLEMRGVIVTAEDPAPGTDFISRFFAPGAGVDEDPVTGSAHCCLAPYWRDQLGKDTMQAWQASARGGRLTVTVDGGRVKLLGQAVTMLRGELVNFM from the coding sequence ATGAAAATATTTCAGGTTGATGCGTTTGCTTCCGGTCCTTTTACGGGCAATCCTGCCGCTGTTTGTTTGGTGGAAGAACCCCTCGACAGCAAATTGATGCAGCAGATTGCAATGGAGATGAACCTGGCTGAAACAGCGTTTGTACAGCCGGCTGATAATGGATTTAATTTGCGGTGGTTCACACCGACCGTTGAAGTAGACCTGTGCGGGCATGCAACCCTGGCTACAGCACACGTTCTTTGGGAAACAGGGATGCTCGATAAAACCCATGTTGCCAGCTTCAATTCCCGCAGCGGCATACTGCGTGCTTCTCTACAGGAGAACGGGATCGAACTGGACTTTCCTTCGCAGCCACCAAAGCCCGTGTCCCCCCCCGCTGTGCTGTCCCCGGCGTTAGGCGTTACGCCTGTATATGTAGGGTATAATGGGACAGACTATTTTGTGGTTGTTCAAGATGCCTATACCGTTAAATCAATCAATCCAGACTTGCGGGCATTGGCTACGCTTGAGATGCGTGGTGTGATTGTAACCGCGGAAGATCCGGCACCCGGCACCGACTTTATCTCCCGTTTCTTTGCGCCAGGTGCCGGTGTAGATGAGGACCCGGTAACGGGCTCTGCCCACTGTTGCCTTGCCCCGTATTGGCGTGATCAGCTGGGCAAAGACACGATGCAGGCCTGGCAGGCTTCTGCGCGCGGTGGCCGGCTTACTGTGACTGTCGATGGCGGCCGGGTCAAACTGCTTGGTCAAGCTGTTACCATGCTGCGAGGGGAATTAGTTAACTTTATGTAA
- a CDS encoding DUF4177 domain-containing protein, with product MKTWEYLIVTAKVASIFSTKIDFEKLQEQISELGDEGWELVSTTDSHMNGTTRDIALYFKRPQTEEE from the coding sequence ATGAAAACCTGGGAATACCTGATTGTTACTGCAAAAGTAGCCTCCATCTTCAGCACCAAAATCGACTTTGAGAAACTGCAAGAGCAGATCAGTGAGCTTGGAGACGAAGGTTGGGAATTGGTGAGTACGACAGACAGTCATATGAATGGCACTACGCGTGACATCGCATTATACTTCAAACGGCCCCAAACGGAAGAGGAATAA
- a CDS encoding GDSL-type esterase/lipase family protein — protein MKRSILLLFVCAGLLAACQSPEEPAQPAAAAATHAPEDPTRWEDDIAAFEAEDAATPASENALLFIGSSSIRLWSTLKEDMAPMPVIQRGFGGSKLGDAIHYMDRIVTPYNPRAVVMFTGTNDIAGDSPKSAEAVFELYKTFVAGVQEALPGTPIYFIAISPTGARWAHRQIVADTNAMVEAHTAEEEGLFFLDTASALLDENGASREELFVDDKLHLNADGYAVWTSIIRPELESLYPAP, from the coding sequence ATGAAGCGATCAATACTACTGCTTTTTGTATGCGCCGGCCTTTTAGCAGCCTGCCAATCTCCGGAAGAACCTGCACAACCTGCTGCTGCTGCAGCTACGCATGCACCGGAAGACCCAACCCGCTGGGAAGATGACATTGCAGCATTCGAGGCAGAAGATGCAGCAACCCCGGCATCAGAGAATGCACTTTTATTTATAGGCAGTTCGAGTATTCGCCTCTGGTCTACCCTGAAAGAAGACATGGCTCCCATGCCCGTGATTCAGCGTGGCTTTGGCGGATCGAAGTTGGGAGATGCCATTCATTATATGGACCGCATTGTCACCCCGTACAATCCGCGGGCGGTCGTAATGTTTACCGGGACAAATGACATCGCTGGTGATTCACCAAAATCAGCAGAAGCTGTATTCGAACTGTACAAGACCTTTGTCGCCGGCGTACAGGAAGCCCTCCCCGGTACCCCAATCTACTTCATTGCCATCAGTCCAACAGGTGCCCGTTGGGCGCACAGACAAATTGTGGCAGATACCAATGCGATGGTTGAAGCGCATACTGCCGAAGAAGAAGGCCTGTTTTTTCTCGATACGGCATCCGCTTTGCTTGACGAAAACGGTGCATCCCGCGAAGAACTGTTTGTGGATGACAAATTACACCTGAATGCCGATGGCTACGCCGTATGGACCTCTATTATTCGACCCGAACTAGAAAGCCTGTATCCAGCACCATGA
- a CDS encoding MATE family efflux transporter gives MPGNKAFDTRQSTLALSNKHPFVKAPHRTMLALSLPTLFSLIAEPLTGLVDTAFIASLGAPHLAALGVGTIALSSIFWVFNFLSIGTQTEVAKAFGKGDTARAQQLVGMGLVMAGSIGLVVALLIFPLTPAIATWMGGTDVVFTHTVTYVNLRLLGGPAVLITLVAFGALRGMQNMQVPLWIALAINALNIGLDALLIFGLGPVPALGIAGAALASVIAQWVGAGLALWQIRKKIGFPSVLNRADTKRLLVIGSDLFVRTGMLTLFLILTTRAATKIGADAGAAHQAIRQIWMFTALLLDAFAITGQSLIGFFIGAKALQHARRVAYVACAWGLWTGIALALLMWLGESWVIALLVPTSAISLFSSAWLLAALFQPLNALTFATDGIHWGTGDFRFLRNTVATATIAGAALLLLVDLKNPEALFWVWLITGIWITIRALLGLLRIWPGVGTAPLKKSAIPHQV, from the coding sequence ATGCCCGGAAACAAAGCATTCGACACTCGGCAATCGACACTCGCCCTTTCAAATAAGCATCCTTTTGTCAAAGCGCCACATCGGACGATGCTGGCGCTTTCGCTTCCTACGCTATTTTCGTTGATAGCAGAGCCGCTAACCGGGCTGGTTGACACTGCGTTTATTGCCTCGTTAGGCGCCCCACACCTGGCCGCGTTGGGAGTGGGCACCATTGCACTGTCCAGCATTTTCTGGGTATTCAATTTTCTGAGCATTGGTACCCAAACAGAAGTTGCCAAAGCCTTTGGTAAAGGAGACACAGCGCGCGCGCAACAACTCGTGGGCATGGGACTGGTGATGGCCGGCAGCATTGGCCTTGTGGTCGCTTTGCTCATTTTCCCGCTTACACCCGCCATAGCAACCTGGATGGGGGGAACTGATGTGGTATTCACCCACACGGTTACCTATGTCAATTTACGGTTGTTAGGTGGGCCGGCAGTACTGATTACCCTGGTGGCTTTCGGGGCATTACGCGGAATGCAAAATATGCAGGTTCCGCTATGGATTGCGCTGGCAATCAATGCACTGAACATAGGGCTGGATGCGCTGCTTATTTTTGGGCTGGGTCCGGTCCCGGCTTTGGGTATCGCCGGCGCGGCTTTGGCAAGCGTCATCGCTCAATGGGTTGGGGCCGGCCTGGCGCTCTGGCAAATAAGGAAAAAAATAGGCTTTCCCTCCGTGCTGAATCGGGCTGATACCAAACGGCTGCTCGTCATAGGCAGCGACCTTTTCGTCCGGACAGGCATGCTCACCCTGTTCCTCATCCTTACAACCCGGGCAGCCACTAAAATTGGCGCTGATGCCGGCGCGGCCCACCAGGCCATCCGACAAATCTGGATGTTCACAGCCTTGCTGCTTGACGCCTTTGCCATTACAGGACAAAGCCTGATTGGCTTCTTTATTGGCGCAAAAGCCCTGCAGCACGCCCGGCGTGTTGCCTATGTTGCCTGTGCCTGGGGCCTCTGGACTGGCATAGCGCTCGCCCTTCTTATGTGGCTCGGTGAAAGCTGGGTAATTGCGCTACTTGTACCAACCTCCGCGATATCGCTCTTCTCAAGTGCCTGGCTGCTCGCGGCCTTGTTCCAACCGCTGAATGCCCTCACCTTTGCTACAGACGGCATCCACTGGGGTACTGGCGACTTCCGCTTTTTGCGTAACACGGTTGCGACTGCGACCATTGCCGGCGCGGCCCTGCTTCTGCTGGTTGATCTTAAAAACCCAGAGGCGCTATTCTGGGTGTGGTTGATCACGGGCATCTGGATTACAATTCGCGCCCTGTTAGGCCTGCTACGGATATGGCCGGGTGTTGGCACAGCACCGTTAAAAAAGTCAGCCATACCACACCAGGTATAA
- the htpG gene encoding molecular chaperone HtpG — MAKAKTPQAQEFEYKAEMKQLLHLIVHSLYTHKEIFLRELVSNASDALNKARFRKLTDNKILSSDAPLAINITLDKENNLFTIEDTGIGMSREDLVDRIGTVASSGTKAFLEQLANNDKPIDGQMIGQFGVGFYSVFMVADKVVIETRNADPDSQGYRWTSDGGGTYTIEEIDRAERGTKMIVHLKEDEAEFAEDHRVRSIIQKYSNFVDFPISIGEEQANTVKALWRKNKSDIEDEELVEFYKFISNDFMPPMGHLHLNLEGVVSFRALLFIPEKAPPALFRDEEYQKLHLYSNNVFIQDDCKDLLPDYLKFVRGVVDTDGLPLNVSREVTQSSPVMAKIRSILTGKVLGLLEDWAKKDEEKYNRFFKEFGPLVKTGVSTDFKNKDKIINLFRFPSTKTEEGELTSFKAYVENMGEDQTEIYYLLGEHLDVLKRNPNLEYFKKNDIEVLLMDDPVDAFAITHLENYDDKPIFSIEKADLDIKQDEELAKDALDDSKVDTLIAQFKITLGEKVEDVISSKRLVDSAATLVVGKSGMDSQMERMLRMMDANFAGGSKILEINTNHPLLKNLSRMQEDDNSADLVDKVIEQLYEGALLIDGNLNHTTDYVSRMTDLMVKATE; from the coding sequence GTGGCTAAAGCAAAAACTCCTCAAGCACAGGAATTCGAATACAAAGCCGAGATGAAGCAATTGCTTCATCTGATTGTCCATTCGCTCTACACCCATAAAGAAATTTTTCTGCGCGAACTGGTTTCCAATGCCTCAGATGCGCTCAACAAAGCGCGCTTCCGTAAACTAACAGACAACAAAATACTCAGCAGTGACGCACCGCTCGCGATCAACATCACGCTCGATAAAGAGAACAATCTGTTCACCATCGAAGATACCGGCATTGGCATGTCGCGCGAGGATCTCGTAGACAGAATTGGCACGGTAGCGAGTTCTGGCACCAAAGCGTTCCTTGAGCAACTCGCCAACAACGACAAACCAATTGACGGTCAGATGATTGGCCAATTTGGTGTTGGATTCTACTCCGTTTTTATGGTGGCAGACAAAGTTGTCATCGAGACGCGTAACGCCGACCCGGATTCACAGGGTTATCGGTGGACGTCTGATGGTGGTGGGACCTACACCATCGAAGAAATTGACCGGGCTGAGCGCGGTACAAAAATGATCGTCCATCTCAAAGAAGACGAAGCAGAGTTTGCCGAAGATCACCGTGTCCGCAGCATCATCCAGAAATACTCCAACTTTGTCGACTTCCCGATTTCGATTGGCGAAGAGCAGGCCAATACGGTAAAAGCGCTCTGGCGGAAGAACAAAAGCGATATCGAAGACGAAGAGCTCGTTGAGTTCTACAAATTCATCTCGAATGACTTCATGCCCCCCATGGGGCACCTGCACTTGAATTTGGAAGGCGTGGTTAGTTTCCGGGCACTGCTTTTCATTCCGGAAAAAGCACCACCGGCACTGTTCAGGGATGAAGAATATCAAAAGCTCCACCTCTATTCGAACAACGTCTTTATTCAGGACGACTGCAAAGACCTGCTACCCGACTACCTGAAATTTGTCCGGGGCGTAGTGGATACGGATGGACTCCCGCTGAACGTGTCGCGTGAAGTCACGCAATCCAGTCCTGTGATGGCCAAGATCCGTTCAATTCTTACGGGCAAGGTACTTGGCTTGCTTGAGGACTGGGCCAAGAAAGACGAAGAGAAATACAACCGGTTCTTTAAAGAATTTGGACCACTGGTCAAAACCGGTGTCTCTACTGATTTCAAGAACAAAGACAAAATCATCAACCTCTTCCGTTTCCCTTCAACCAAAACAGAAGAGGGGGAGCTGACTTCGTTCAAAGCTTATGTGGAGAACATGGGCGAAGATCAAACAGAAATCTACTACCTCCTTGGTGAGCACCTCGACGTACTGAAACGCAATCCCAACCTGGAGTACTTCAAGAAAAACGATATAGAAGTATTGTTGATGGACGACCCGGTGGATGCTTTTGCAATCACCCATCTGGAGAACTACGACGACAAACCTATTTTCAGCATCGAGAAAGCAGACCTCGACATCAAACAAGATGAAGAACTTGCCAAAGATGCCCTTGATGACAGCAAAGTTGACACCCTGATCGCCCAGTTCAAAATTACCCTGGGTGAGAAGGTTGAAGATGTCATCTCCTCCAAACGGCTTGTTGATTCTGCAGCAACACTGGTTGTAGGTAAAAGCGGGATGGACAGCCAGATGGAGCGCATGCTTCGGATGATGGATGCCAACTTCGCCGGCGGCTCCAAAATCCTGGAAATCAATACCAACCACCCGCTACTCAAAAACCTGTCCCGTATGCAGGAAGACGACAACAGCGCAGACCTTGTAGACAAGGTCATAGAGCAGCTCTACGAAGGGGCACTACTGATTGACGGCAACCTGAACCATACCACAGACTACGTTTCTCGCATGACGGATTTGATGGTCAAGGCGACGGAGTGA